Proteins encoded within one genomic window of Chelatococcus sp. HY11:
- a CDS encoding SDR family oxidoreductase, with protein MLLEGQTAFITGGGGRLGRAIARSCQREGAAVVIADLNMAAAKAVATELASSGRTAAVAGDVSSKEDVLRMIDDAEEQLGLPDVLINAHGIFPNIPLLEVEVEDWDRIFAINVRGTMLPVQAIAQRWIDRGVKGSIVNLSSGAATSARAGGAGYNGSKAAVSMMTEVMAIEFGPHGIRVNAVAPGLVMDEVWTKDSGADLHPYADLMLKGTPLGRTGHPDDIAEAVVFLASSKASPWTTGSILKVTGGSHCGRTHMPLSRNMR; from the coding sequence GGCGGCCGTCTTGGCCGGGCAATCGCCCGCTCATGCCAGCGGGAGGGCGCGGCGGTCGTCATTGCGGACCTGAACATGGCCGCGGCCAAGGCAGTCGCGACAGAGCTCGCGTCCTCGGGACGCACGGCGGCAGTCGCGGGCGATGTGTCCTCCAAGGAAGACGTCCTGCGTATGATCGACGATGCGGAGGAGCAGCTCGGCCTGCCGGATGTCCTCATCAACGCGCATGGAATCTTCCCCAATATTCCGCTGCTCGAGGTCGAGGTCGAAGATTGGGATCGCATCTTCGCGATCAACGTCCGCGGGACAATGCTGCCCGTGCAGGCGATAGCCCAGCGCTGGATAGACCGGGGGGTCAAAGGCTCGATCGTCAACCTGTCATCGGGGGCCGCCACCTCCGCGCGGGCGGGTGGGGCGGGATACAACGGCTCGAAAGCGGCGGTCAGCATGATGACCGAGGTGATGGCGATTGAATTCGGGCCGCACGGCATTCGCGTCAATGCGGTGGCGCCCGGTCTCGTCATGGACGAGGTCTGGACGAAGGACAGCGGGGCGGACCTGCATCCCTATGCCGATCTGATGTTGAAGGGCACGCCACTCGGCCGCACCGGCCATCCCGACGACATCGCCGAGGCCGTCGTGTTCCTCGCCTCCTCCAAGGCCTCGCCCTGGACCACGGGATCTATCCTGAAGGTCACCGGCGGCTCCCACTGCGGCCGCACCCATATGCCCCTCTCGAGGAACATGCGCTGA